In Agelaius phoeniceus isolate bAgePho1 chromosome 14, bAgePho1.hap1, whole genome shotgun sequence, a single genomic region encodes these proteins:
- the PGK1 gene encoding phosphoglycerate kinase 1, which yields MSLSNKLTLDKVDVKGKRVVMRVDFNVPMKDHKITNNQRIKAAVPTIKHCLDHGAKSVVLMSHLGRPDGVPMPDKFSLAPVAVELKALLGREVLFLKDCVGAEVENACANPAAGSVILLENLRFHVEEEGKGKDASGNKIKAEPAKVEAFRASLSKLGDVYVNDAFGTAHRAHSSMVGVNLPQKAAGFLMKKELDYFAKALESPERPFLAILGGAKVQDKIQLINNMLDKVNEMIIGGGMAFTFLKVLNNMEIGNSLFDEEGSKIVKDLMAKAEKNGVKITLPVDFITADKFDENAQTGEATVASGIPAGWMGLDCGPESVKKFVEVVGRAKQIVWNGPVGVFEWDKFSKGTKALMDKVVEVTGKGCITIIGGGDTATCCAKWNTEDKVSHVSTGGGASLELLEGKVLPGVDALSNV from the exons ggttgACTTCAATGTTCCAATGAAGGATCACAAAATAACCAACAATCAGAG AATCAAGGCAGCTGTTCCTACCATCAAGCACTGCTTGGACCATGGGGCCAAGTCCGTGGTTCTCATGAGCCACCTGGGTCGCCCGGACGGTGTCCCCATGCCTGACAAGTTCTCCCTGGCCCCAGTAGCTGTGGAGCTGAAGGCACTCCTGGGCAG GGAGGTGTTGTTCCTGAAGGATTGTGTTGGTGCTGAGGTGGAGAATGCCTGTGCCaatcctgctgctggctctgtcaTCCTGCTGGAGAACCTCAGATTCCACGTTGAAGAGGAAGGCAAAGGCAAGGATGCTTCAGGGAACAAG aTCAAGGCTGAGCCTGCCAAAGTGGAGGCTTTCAGAGCCTCTCTCTCCAAACTGGGAGATGTCTATGTCAATGATGCTTTTGGCACTGCACACCGAGCTCACAG CTCCATGGTCGGTGTCAATCTGCCTCAGAAGGCTGCTGGCTTCCTGATGAAGAAAGAACTGGATTATTTTGCCAAGGCCCTAGAGAGTCCAGAGAGACCCTTCTTGGCAATTCTTGGAGG AGCCAAAGTTCAGGATAAGATCCAGCTGATCAATAACATGCTGGATAAGGTCAATGAGATGATCATTGGTGGTGGAATGGCATTCACCTTCCTCAAAGTGCTCAACAACATGGAG ATTGGCAACTCTCTGTTTGATGAAGAGGGATCAAAAATTGTCAAGGACCTGATGGCCAAGGCAGAGAAGAATGGTGTGAAGATCACTCTGCCTGTTGACTTCATCACTGCTGACAAATTTGATGAGAATGCACAGACTGGGGAGGCCACAGTGGCTTCAGGCATTCCTGCTGGCTGGATG GGCCTGGACTGTGGCCCTGAGAGTGTGAAGAAGTTTGTTGAAGTTGTGGGAAGGGCCAAGCAAATCGTGTGGAATGGTCCAGTGGGAGTCTTTGAGTGGGACAAGTTTTCCAAAGGAACCAAAGCCCTGATGGACAAAGTGGTAGAAGTTACTGGAAAAGGCTGCATCACCATTATTG GTGGTGGAGATACAGCTACTTGCTGTGCTAAGTGGAACACTGAGGATAAAGTCAGCCATGTCAGCACAGGAGGTGgagccagcctggagctgctagAGG GTAAGGTTCTCCCTGGTGTGGATGCCTTGAGCAATGTGTag